Proteins encoded within one genomic window of Amycolatopsis nigrescens CSC17Ta-90:
- a CDS encoding helix-turn-helix transcriptional regulator, giving the protein MLLQPAVRQAISAMHARYFDSITLTEIAAEVFVSPFHFSRVFAKATGVTPGRYLTAIRLFEAKRLLLTTKLTVSDIVCSVGYSSVGTFTSRFTRAVGMTPTQYRDPEVDRLLLAVAPGFQRLPPLPVLRSLGKTCASPRADGGVITGRIEMPRAASPANVLVGVFAEAIPQCGPIAFTGQMDVGSTDFTIYGVPDGNWVVKAVAEHSAGTTAASFSVGTVRHPVQVRAGGRSGIRLRMRAPHPTDPPIAITLASLPSPHSNRVLAQRRRAGLRAVA; this is encoded by the coding sequence ATGCTCTTGCAACCCGCCGTGCGCCAGGCCATCTCGGCCATGCACGCGCGGTACTTCGATTCGATCACGCTCACCGAGATCGCGGCCGAGGTGTTCGTCAGCCCATTCCATTTCTCGCGGGTTTTCGCCAAGGCTACCGGGGTCACGCCGGGGCGATATCTCACCGCCATCCGGCTGTTCGAGGCCAAACGGCTGCTGCTCACCACCAAGCTGACCGTTTCGGACATCGTGTGCAGCGTGGGTTACAGCAGCGTCGGTACCTTCACCAGCCGGTTCACCCGCGCGGTCGGGATGACCCCGACGCAGTACCGGGACCCGGAGGTGGACCGGCTGCTGCTGGCGGTGGCGCCGGGCTTCCAGCGGCTGCCGCCGTTGCCGGTGCTGCGAAGTCTGGGGAAGACCTGCGCCTCGCCGCGGGCCGACGGCGGGGTCATCACCGGACGGATCGAAATGCCGCGGGCCGCTTCGCCCGCGAACGTCCTCGTCGGCGTCTTCGCCGAGGCCATTCCGCAGTGCGGGCCGATCGCCTTCACCGGGCAGATGGACGTGGGCTCCACCGACTTCACGATCTACGGCGTGCCGGACGGCAACTGGGTGGTGAAGGCCGTGGCGGAGCATTCCGCCGGTACCACCGCGGCCAGCTTCTCGGTGGGAACCGTGCGGCACCCGGTCCAGGTGCGGGCGGGCGGCCGGTCGGGCATCCGGCTCCGGATGCGCGCGCCGCACCCCACCGACCCGCCGATCGCGATCACGCTCGCGTCCCTGCCCTCTCCGCACAGCAACCGGGTGCTCGCCCAGCGGCGGCGGGCGGGGCTGCGCGCGGTCGCCTGA
- a CDS encoding sensor histidine kinase — MYIPLLHFGASWGAFLGFFAAGILLAWKITVAVPLFVLVAIGGGVLAAADGGQWAGLPAAVHGVVSTIVVAAMAYCACRLFRIAAELQERRRELADWAVAEERRRFSRDTHDILGLGLTAISLKSELASRLIADDPLGAREQVTDILGISRKVLADVRSVATGCRELSLPVECEAASAVLRAAKVDVRLDHDDIVLPAAVGTIFATVLREAVTNVLRHSAAQWCAITVSAADGVAWLAVVNDGVHTGPAGLGADRCGSGLGNLSHRLRLIGGELTVHPGSGGTYRLCAAVPLGASRFPLPPAAPSG, encoded by the coding sequence GTGTATATTCCGCTGCTGCACTTCGGTGCTTCCTGGGGCGCCTTTCTCGGTTTCTTCGCGGCCGGGATACTGCTCGCCTGGAAGATCACCGTCGCGGTGCCGCTGTTCGTGCTCGTGGCGATCGGCGGTGGCGTGCTCGCCGCCGCCGACGGCGGCCAGTGGGCGGGCCTGCCCGCGGCCGTGCACGGGGTGGTGTCGACCATCGTTGTCGCCGCGATGGCCTACTGCGCGTGCCGCCTGTTCCGGATCGCCGCAGAACTCCAGGAAAGGCGGCGCGAGCTGGCCGACTGGGCGGTGGCCGAAGAACGGCGGCGGTTCTCCAGGGACACCCACGACATCCTCGGCCTCGGGCTCACCGCGATCTCGCTGAAGAGCGAGCTGGCCAGCCGGCTGATCGCCGACGATCCGCTGGGGGCAAGGGAACAGGTCACCGACATCCTCGGCATCTCCCGGAAGGTGCTGGCCGATGTGCGATCGGTCGCCACCGGCTGCCGTGAGCTCTCGCTGCCGGTCGAGTGCGAAGCGGCCAGTGCCGTCCTTCGCGCGGCCAAGGTGGACGTCCGGCTGGATCACGACGACATCGTGCTGCCCGCCGCGGTCGGCACGATCTTCGCCACCGTGCTTCGCGAGGCGGTGACGAACGTGCTGCGCCACAGCGCGGCCCAGTGGTGCGCGATCACGGTGTCGGCCGCGGACGGGGTGGCGTGGCTGGCGGTGGTGAACGACGGGGTGCACACCGGCCCGGCGGGGCTCGGCGCCGATCGCTGCGGCAGCGGGCTGGGGAACCTGTCCCACCGCCTGCGCCTGATCGGCGGCGAGCTCACCGTTCATCCAGGGTCCGGTGGCACCTATCGGTTGTGCGCGGCGGTCCCGCTCGGGGCGAGCCGGTTTCCCCTGCCGCCCGCTGCTCCGTCCGGCTGA
- a CDS encoding DUF1702 family protein, protein MPTLMGVLRRRVFAPSLESVGFAGRGFPVTPTAATARLEMVPQAVVCGFEWGIEAPPLWEIERRLAMVEPEQRGFGYEGATMAFTILDAMPLGRRDRTRELLLGPGHEHIFLAYIGIGFAMARLPRPLWKQVLPDLSESPYHPTMSWLAVDGYGFDRAYFDTRRWVDEQYQPAPYPWQGAPDYFRRAVDQGIGRALWFIHGAGAAGAAEAVNRFPEHRRADLWSGIGLAATFAGGCDRAGLSALRKSAGEHHAELALGSVFAIKARTYSSFVPRHSRLAVTVLTDLTVDAATELADRTVVGPAEGDAVPAYELWRQRIRAHFGTAQQRLAG, encoded by the coding sequence ATGCCGACCTTGATGGGTGTACTGCGTCGGCGCGTCTTCGCGCCATCGCTGGAATCAGTGGGATTCGCCGGTCGCGGTTTCCCGGTCACCCCCACCGCGGCCACCGCGCGGCTGGAAATGGTGCCGCAGGCGGTGGTCTGCGGGTTCGAATGGGGGATCGAGGCGCCGCCGCTGTGGGAGATCGAACGCCGGCTCGCGATGGTGGAGCCGGAACAGCGGGGCTTCGGGTACGAGGGCGCGACGATGGCGTTCACGATCCTCGACGCGATGCCGCTGGGACGTCGTGACCGTACCCGTGAACTGCTGCTCGGGCCGGGCCACGAGCACATCTTCCTGGCCTACATCGGCATCGGTTTCGCGATGGCCCGGCTGCCGAGGCCGCTGTGGAAGCAGGTGCTGCCGGACCTGAGCGAATCGCCGTATCACCCGACGATGAGCTGGCTCGCGGTCGACGGGTACGGGTTCGACCGGGCCTATTTCGACACCCGGCGCTGGGTGGACGAGCAGTACCAGCCCGCGCCCTATCCGTGGCAGGGCGCGCCGGACTACTTCCGGCGCGCGGTGGACCAGGGCATCGGCAGGGCGCTGTGGTTCATCCACGGTGCCGGCGCGGCCGGTGCCGCTGAAGCGGTGAACCGGTTCCCCGAACATCGGCGCGCCGACCTCTGGAGCGGAATCGGCCTGGCGGCGACCTTCGCCGGTGGCTGCGATCGTGCTGGGCTCTCCGCGCTCCGGAAGTCGGCCGGCGAGCACCACGCCGAGCTAGCGCTGGGTTCGGTCTTCGCGATCAAGGCCAGGACGTATTCCTCTTTCGTACCAAGGCATTCCCGGCTCGCTGTCACGGTGCTGACCGATCTCACCGTGGACGCGGCGACCGAGCTGGCCGACCGCACCGTGGTCGGGCCGGCGGAGGGCGACGCGGTGCCCGCCTATGAGCTGTGGCGGCAGCGGATACGTGCGCATTTCGGCACCGCGCAGCAGCGGCTCGCCGGCTGA
- a CDS encoding SagB/ThcOx family dehydrogenase, with translation MADFADGAVETIPLWSLTEDTLVEAGEGGALAVLTRWGEFELDGTPVLVRESLRRMAFGPVRLRNVTTSPGSNGSGEHWPVADLAALRRALDQLSGSVVRSLGLNDGKAPLLSVVPTGFAPGFILRELPPGRPVRLSRFAALRPGDGGLRLESPCTRFRVLLSRPPAVRVACALAEPVSVAEVAAGTGLAETMVAEMVPYLVAAGVALVGDDQGRFAEDQDPDLGRWSYHELLFQVRSRTRLDDRPAEPRRPDAAAPPLVKPVPAGRVFPLHRPDHAETSASLTGLLEAGYECPAFSGHEIPVERIGELLFRSARIRSIGPAHLLAGPGDKASQRPYFNTAGLYELEIYFSANLCPELPKGIYYYDPLGHALVLVNEDRDELGAMLDMAMVAGAGHQRPAALITVTTRMERSHWVLGGAAYAAAMMHFGALQQTLSLVSATMGLAAHAVPVDAGDRVDRALKLSWPGEAAVGECVLDRIP, from the coding sequence TGTGGTCGCTCACCGAGGACACGCTGGTCGAGGCCGGCGAGGGCGGTGCGCTGGCCGTGCTGACCAGATGGGGCGAGTTCGAGCTGGACGGCACCCCCGTTCTGGTCCGCGAATCGTTGCGCCGGATGGCCTTCGGGCCGGTGCGGCTGCGGAACGTGACCACTTCGCCGGGGTCGAACGGCTCCGGCGAGCACTGGCCGGTGGCCGACCTCGCCGCGCTGCGCCGGGCGCTGGACCAGCTCAGCGGCTCGGTGGTGCGTTCGCTCGGCCTCAACGACGGCAAAGCGCCCTTGCTGTCGGTGGTGCCGACCGGGTTCGCGCCGGGCTTCATCCTGCGCGAGCTCCCACCCGGCCGGCCGGTCCGGCTGTCCCGGTTCGCCGCGCTGCGTCCCGGCGACGGCGGGCTGAGGCTGGAGTCGCCGTGCACCCGGTTCCGGGTGCTGCTGAGCAGGCCGCCGGCGGTGCGGGTGGCCTGCGCACTCGCCGAGCCGGTCTCGGTTGCCGAGGTCGCGGCCGGCACCGGCCTCGCCGAGACGATGGTGGCGGAGATGGTGCCCTACCTGGTCGCGGCCGGGGTGGCGCTGGTCGGCGACGATCAGGGACGCTTCGCCGAAGACCAGGATCCGGACCTGGGCCGGTGGTCGTACCACGAACTGCTGTTCCAGGTGCGCAGCCGGACCAGGCTGGACGACCGTCCCGCTGAGCCGCGCCGGCCGGACGCGGCGGCGCCGCCGCTGGTCAAACCGGTCCCGGCCGGGCGGGTCTTCCCGTTGCACCGGCCCGACCACGCCGAGACCTCGGCGTCGCTGACCGGCCTGCTCGAAGCGGGCTACGAGTGCCCCGCCTTCTCCGGGCACGAAATCCCGGTCGAGCGGATCGGGGAATTGTTGTTCCGCAGCGCCAGGATCCGCTCGATCGGCCCGGCGCACCTGCTCGCCGGGCCGGGTGACAAGGCGTCGCAGCGGCCCTACTTCAACACGGCCGGGCTCTACGAGCTCGAAATCTACTTCAGCGCCAACCTCTGCCCCGAGCTGCCGAAGGGGATCTACTACTACGACCCGCTCGGCCACGCGCTCGTACTGGTCAACGAGGACCGCGACGAACTCGGCGCGATGCTGGACATGGCGATGGTGGCCGGCGCCGGCCACCAGCGGCCCGCCGCGCTGATCACCGTGACCACCCGGATGGAGCGAAGCCACTGGGTGCTCGGCGGCGCGGCCTACGCCGCCGCCATGATGCACTTCGGTGCCCTGCAGCAGACCTTGTCCCTGGTCTCGGCGACGATGGGGCTCGCCGCGCACGCCGTCCCGGTGGACGCCGGCGACCGGGTCGACCGGGCGCTGAAGCTTTCCTGGCCGGGCGAGGCGGCGGTCGGTGAGTGCGTGCTCGACCGCATACCGTGA
- a CDS encoding response regulator transcription factor, with the protein MIRVLLAEDMHMVRGALVALLNLEPDIEVVAEVATGDQILPAARACEPDVAIIDIDLPGKDGITAATELYEQLPRCHTLILTSLGRPGTVRRALDAKVYGFLLKDAPADKLASAVRSVSLGRRVIDSDLALSAWETDKCPLTPREVEILRLAARGRDVADIAAELFLSPGTVRNYLTTVVTKLNARNRVDAIRIASSADWL; encoded by the coding sequence GTGATCCGGGTCCTGCTCGCCGAGGATATGCACATGGTCCGCGGCGCACTGGTCGCCCTGCTCAACCTGGAACCCGACATCGAGGTGGTGGCCGAGGTGGCCACCGGCGACCAGATCCTGCCCGCCGCCCGCGCCTGCGAGCCGGACGTCGCGATCATCGACATCGACCTGCCCGGCAAGGACGGCATCACCGCCGCTACCGAACTCTACGAACAGCTGCCGCGGTGCCACACCCTGATCCTCACCTCCCTCGGCAGGCCGGGCACGGTACGGCGGGCACTCGACGCCAAGGTCTACGGCTTCCTGCTCAAGGACGCGCCGGCGGACAAACTGGCCAGCGCGGTGCGCTCGGTGTCGCTCGGCCGGCGGGTCATCGACAGCGACCTGGCGCTGTCGGCCTGGGAGACCGACAAGTGCCCGCTGACCCCGCGGGAGGTCGAGATCCTGCGGCTGGCCGCGCGCGGGCGCGACGTGGCCGACATCGCGGCCGAGCTGTTCCTGTCCCCCGGGACCGTGCGCAACTACCTCACCACGGTGGTCACCAAGCTGAACGCGCGCAACAGGGTGGACGCGATCCGGATCGCGAGCAGCGCGGACTGGCTGTGA